Proteins encoded together in one Balaenoptera musculus isolate JJ_BM4_2016_0621 chromosome 6, mBalMus1.pri.v3, whole genome shotgun sequence window:
- the LOC118896927 gene encoding LOW QUALITY PROTEIN: inactive polypeptide N-acetylgalactosaminyltransferase-like protein 5 (The sequence of the model RefSeq protein was modified relative to this genomic sequence to represent the inferred CDS: inserted 2 bases in 1 codon) gives MLKKKKQLYPSNLPSARIVICFHNEEFNVLFRTVSSVMTLTPQHILEEIILVDDMSEFDDLKEKLVYHVEILGGKIKLIRNKKREGLIRARLTGASRASGDVLMLLESHCKVNKVWLEPLLNAIAKDPHMEVCPLIDAIDYVTLEYQPSPVVRGAFNWYLQFKRDHVFSYETDGPEGPTRPIQSPAMAGGSCAISRHYFNAIGKYHKGMNLWGGEHLELSLRIWMCGGQLYXLPCSRVGHIDKQHVANHTGIVKALVYNNLRLAHIWLDEYKVKGTSLVWKGE, from the exons atgttaaaaaaaaaaaaacaactgtaccCATCCAACCTACCAAGTGCCAggattgtcatttgtttccacaATGAAGAATTTAATGTCTTGTTTCGGACAGTGTCCAGTGTCATGACTCTCACTCCACAGCATATCCttgaagaaattattttggtAGATGACATGAGTGAATTTGATGATTTGAAAGAGAAACTAGTCTACCATGTGGAAATTCTGGGGGGAAAGattaaattaataagaaacaaaaagagagagggacTGATTCGAGCAAGGCTGACTGGAGCATCGCGTGCTTCAGGGGACGTTCTGATGCTCCTGGAGAGCCACTGCAAGGTGAATAAAGTATGGCTGGAGCCCTTGCTGAATGCCATTGCCAAGGACCCCCACATGGAGGTGTGTCCTCTGATAGATGCCATTGATTATGTGACCCTGGAATACCAGCCCTCTCCTGTTGTCAGGGGAGCTTTCAACTGGTATCTGCAATTTAAACGGGATCATGTTTTCTCTTATGAGACGGATGGACCAGAAGGACCCACTAGACCCATCCAATCACCTGCAATGGCTGGAGGAAGTTGTGCTATAAGTAGGCATTATTTTAATGCAATCGGAAAGTACCACAAGGGCATGAATCTCTGGGGAGGAGAACATTTGGAACTTTCACTAAGGATCTGGATGTGTGGAGGCCAACTCTA ACTCCCCTGCTCTCGAGTAGGACATATTGATAAGCAACACGTTGCAAACCACACTGGAATTGTAAAAGCCTTGGTATATAACAATCTCAGACTGGCGCACATTTGGCTAGATGAATACAAGGTGAAGGGTACGTCCCTGGTTTGGAAAGGTGAGTGA